The Montipora foliosa isolate CH-2021 chromosome 14, ASM3666993v2, whole genome shotgun sequence genome window below encodes:
- the LOC137984556 gene encoding uncharacterized protein, producing the protein MPSINAVPLEGNSQESSRSPTQNPIDRSRVLPSKRGFKLASLNINKLTTHLDELKIFLVSNDIDVLAINETKLNEYITDNEVSISGYDIVRRDRTTYGGGGVCFYVKKSINFSMRNDLCMGSLENLCIEIRKPRSKSFIVATWYRPPNSLVSIFSPFEELIGKLDSLNTEFYLLGDLNCNMAASQFDSDTRKLLTITDVYGLQQLITEPTRITETSATLIDLIFTNCPDKVLCSGVRHIGISDHSMVYVYRKLAINGQSKGHTNITYRNFRSFNRILFGYC; encoded by the exons ATGCCTTCCATTAATGCCGTGCCGTTGGAAGGCAACAGTCAGGAGTCATCGAGAAGTCCGACTCAAAATCCTATTGATCGTTCTCGAGTATTGCCCTCCAAACGCGGTTTTAAGCTGGCCTCGctgaatataaataaattgaccACTCATCTTGATGAACTCAAGATCTTTCTCGTAAGTAACGATATAGATGTTCTCGCAATTAACGAGACTAAACTAAATGAATACATCACCGATAATGAGGTCAGTATCTCTGGTTATGATATAGTTAGACGTGATAGAACTACATATGGAGGTGGGGGCGTttgcttttatgtaaaaaagtcaATTAACTTTTCGATGCGCAACGATCTTTGCATGGGCAGTCTTGAGAACCTTTGTATTGAAATACGCAAACCTCGTTCTAAATCATTTATTGTTGCTACGTGGTATAGACCACCTAATTCGCTTGTTAGTATATTTTCACCTTTTGAAGAGTTGATTGGGAAATTGGATTCCCTTAATACTGAATTCTACCTTTTAGGGGATCTAAATTGCAATATGGCCGCATCCCAGTTTGATAGCGATACACGCAAATTATTAACTATCACGGATGTTTATGGTCTTCAACAACTCATAACAGAACCAACAAGAATAACCGAAACTTctgcaacattgattgatttaatttttactaaCTGTCCTGACAAGGTGTTATGCTCAGGTGTGCGTCATATTGGCATTAGCGATCACAGCATGGTCTATGTCTATCGCAAATTAGCCATTAATGGACAGAGTAAGGGTCACACTAATATAACCTATAGGAATTTTCGAAGTTTTAACC gaatcctttttggctattgttaa
- the LOC137985350 gene encoding putative nuclease HARBI1, with the protein MADMLLFGRLADARRARPRRFRLFNARLDDYLSENDVKSRFRFGRDSINYLVDLLSDDLARNTARNHALSSIVQVLVALRFFASGSFLEEIGDTFGLPKSTVSRCITSVSQALVRRQHMFIVWPDEDRKTVIKQAFFAKNGFPGVIGCIDCTHIRIQAPRVNENDFVNRKGYHSLNVQAICNHKGMFTNVVAKWPGNAHDSFIFQDSLIYCKLNDEIKDLEDGFLIGNSGYGCKPFIMTPYPHPSTQHQEAFNEALGKTRVKIEQSFGIFKRRFHLMHSEIRMDPVKVSQLVGACTVLYNIAILRNDMYDPGETLLENDQPDVPPYDGPEDGLKIRDYICEHYF; encoded by the exons ATGGCCGACATGTTGCTGTTTGGTCGTCTTGCTGATGCAAGACGCGCCAGACCGCGGCGTTTTAGGCTTTTTAATGCACGTTTGGATGACTACTTAAGCGAGAACGACGTCAAGTCGAGATTCCGTTTTGGTAGAGACTCCATAAATTACCTTGTCGATTTGTTGTCCGATGATCTAGCGAGAAACACCGCTCGTAATCACGCACTTTCGTCAATTGTTCAAGTTCTTGTAGCCTTACGTTTCTTCGCATCTGGAAGTTTCCTGGAGGAAATCGGCGATACATTCGGGCTACCAAAATCCACGGTCTCACGCTGCATAACTTCAGTATCACAGGCTCTAGTACGCCGTCAACATATGTTCATTGTTTGGCCGGATGAGGACAGGAAAACTGTGATCAAACAGGCTTTCTTCGCCAAGAACGGCTTCCCGGGTGTGATCGGGTGCATTGACTGCACACACATCCGCATTCAAGCGCCACGTGTCAATGAAAACGACTTCGTGAATCGAAAAGGGTATCATTCTCTGAACGTACAAGCGATTTGTAATCATAAAG GTATGTTCACCAATGTGGTGGCAAAGTGGCCTGGGAATGCACACGATTCCTTTATCTTCCAAGACAGCCTTATCTATTGCAAGCTAAATGATGAGATAAAGGACTTGGAAGATGGCTTCCTGATTGGTAATAGTGGATATGGCTGTAAGCCTTTTATAATGACACCCTACCCCCACCCCAGTACACAGCACCAGGAGGCTTTCAATGAGGCTCTAGGCAAAACCAgagtgaaaattgagcagtcaTTTGGAATCTTCAAGAGAAGATTCCATCTCATGCACTCTGAAATACGAATGGATCCCGTCAAGGTTTCGCAGCTCGTAGGCGCCTGCACAGTTCTGTATAATATTGCAATCCTTCGAAATGACATGTATGATCCAGGAGAAACCCTGCTTGAAAATGACCAACCAGATGTGCCCCCATATGATGGCCCTGAAGATGGGTTGAAAATTAGAGATTACATTTGTGAACATTACTTCTGA
- the LOC137984555 gene encoding nuclear apoptosis-inducing factor 1-like, with translation MDPEEHAGNSAEKRKRKPNFTTRELTIITENVEANKGILQSKFTDNVTNKTKTETWKAITEKVNAVGVASRTIYEVKQKWKGLFSIAKKEFSQQKRAQRKTGGGPAPGEPSDTSKMIVEVYDNTPGFSGITGGFESGKYRCYHYFT, from the coding sequence ATGGATCCAGAAGAGCATGCCGGAAACAGtgccgaaaaaagaaaaaggaaacctaATTTTACTACTAGAGAGTTAACTATAATTACAGAAAACGTGGAGGCAAATAAAGGCATCTTGCAAAGCAAGTTTACCGACAATGTTACGAATAAAACCAAAACTGAAACATGGAAAGCCATTACAGAGAAGGTTAATGCCGTTGGTGTAGCCAGCAGAACCATCTACGAAGTAAAACAGAAATGGAAAGGGCTTTTCAGCATAGCCAAGAAGGAGTTTAGCCAACAAAAAAGGGCGCAAAGGAAGACGGGTGGTGGACCGGCACCGGGCGAGCCCTCCGATACAAGTAAAATGATTGTCGAAGTTTATGACAACACGCCCGGTTTTTCGGGAATAACAGGAGGTTTTGAGTCCGGTAAGTACCGCTGTTACCATTATTTTACATGA